TATAAAAGCGATGGTATGGATTATAGTATAAAGGAAGTAGCTCATGTTGTTAATGGGGAATTAACCGGAGACGATGAAATAATGATCAGGCATGTGCTAACAGACAGCCGTTCATTACTGTATCCTGCAGATACATTATTTTTCGCCATTCCCGGGAAACGAAACGATGGACACCACTATATCATAGATCTATATAGGCAAGGGGTGCAGTGTTTTGTAATCAGCTATTTTCCGGATAATTACCGGGAAGACCTTCCGAATGCCACGTTTATCCGGGTAAAGCATGTATTACACGCTTTACAGCAATTGGCCGCACAACACCGGCGTCGTTTCCTGACACCTGTGATCGGTATCACGGGAAGTAATGGAAAGACAGTGGTTAAAGAATGGATATTCCAGGCCATCCATCAGGAAAAGAACATTGTCCGTAGCCCTAAAAGCTATAATTCACAGGTTGGCGTTCCGTTATCAGTCTGCTTGATGG
The sequence above is drawn from the Bacteroidales bacterium genome and encodes:
- a CDS encoding Mur ligase domain-containing protein; this encodes MDYSIKEVAHVVNGELTGDDEIMIRHVLTDSRSLLYPADTLFFAIPGKRNDGHHYIIDLYRQGVQCFVISYFPDNYREDLPNATFIRVKHVLHALQQLAAQHRRRFLTPVIGITGSNGKTVVKEWIFQAIHQEKNIVRSPKSYNSQVGVPLSVCLMDEKHDLAIFEAGISHPGEMDRLQGMIMPDIGIFTHLGEAHQENFATKHEKALEKLQLFRKCRTVIYNRDC